The following proteins come from a genomic window of Oricola thermophila:
- a CDS encoding ABC transporter ATP-binding protein, protein MNHANGDGMAPLLAARKLSKTFRIKERHGLKRFPVDIRAVEEVDLVVGRGEVLGIVGESGCGKTSLARTLLLLERASGGTIELGGRAVDPADRAQAAEYRRAVQMVFQDPYASVNPRMTVAEIVEEPLLLQRPELDRAARQRIVRERLEEVSLGEQYMGRRARGLSGGQLQRIGIARALAVDPSLLICDEPVSALDVSIQAQVLNLLADIRETRGLSMVFISHDLSVVRQVCDRVAVMYLGRIVETGPTGLVLRHPAHPYTQALVSSEPRLARKGAARERIILRGDPPGPSTKSEACVFQKRCWRSRQSCDRQPALETVEETHLAACHFPADSGR, encoded by the coding sequence ATGAACCATGCAAATGGCGACGGGATGGCGCCGCTGCTTGCGGCCAGGAAGCTGTCGAAAACGTTCCGCATCAAGGAGCGTCACGGTCTGAAACGGTTCCCGGTGGACATTCGGGCGGTGGAAGAGGTCGATCTCGTCGTGGGACGCGGAGAGGTGCTCGGCATAGTCGGGGAATCGGGGTGCGGCAAGACGAGCCTCGCGCGCACGCTTCTGCTTCTGGAGCGGGCGAGCGGCGGCACAATCGAACTCGGCGGCCGAGCGGTCGACCCGGCGGACAGGGCCCAGGCCGCCGAATACCGCAGGGCGGTACAGATGGTCTTCCAGGATCCCTATGCCTCGGTCAATCCGCGGATGACGGTTGCGGAAATCGTCGAGGAACCCCTGTTGCTCCAGCGCCCGGAACTTGACCGGGCGGCACGGCAGCGAATCGTCCGCGAGCGGCTGGAGGAAGTGTCGCTGGGCGAGCAGTACATGGGGCGCCGCGCCCGCGGCCTCTCGGGCGGCCAACTGCAACGGATCGGCATCGCGCGCGCGCTCGCGGTCGATCCGAGCCTGCTGATCTGCGACGAGCCGGTATCGGCCCTTGATGTCTCGATCCAGGCTCAGGTACTGAACCTGCTTGCCGACATCCGGGAAACGCGCGGTTTGTCGATGGTGTTCATCAGCCACGATCTCTCCGTGGTGAGGCAGGTCTGCGACCGCGTGGCGGTGATGTATCTCGGGCGAATCGTGGAAACGGGGCCGACGGGCCTTGTACTCAGGCATCCGGCACATCCATATACGCAGGCGCTCGTCTCGTCCGAGCCCAGGCTCGCGCGCAAGGGCGCGGCGCGGGAAAGGATCATACTGCGCGGCGATCCACCCGGTCCGTCCACGAAAAGCGAGGCGTGCGTGTTTCAGAAGCGTTGCTGGAGGTCGCGACAGTCTTGCGACCGGCAGCCGGCGCTGGAGACAGTCGAGGAGACCCATCTCGCCGCCTGTCATTTTCCTGCCGACAGTGGCCGCTAG
- a CDS encoding ABC transporter ATP-binding protein, with translation MKPVLDIEGLRIEIGAPGGAVRAVDELSYSVGEGETLVIVGESGSGKSVGLLSAMRLLSDPPFRVTGGSVRFNGRDVLSMPLREWRRLAGEEIGMVFQDALTSLNPVFTVGWQIAERLRMQGVARGAATDRAIKLMQDVGIPDAAKRYRAFPHQFSGGMRQRIMIAIALASGPSLLVCDEPTTALDVTIQAQILELLNRHQRESGAAMIMVTHDLAVASEIADRIAVVYAGRVVEVGDMEDVLFRPLHPYTSALLAASPTEEEGRLPQAIPGTAPNLTGLGEGCAFAPRCSRASELCGRVSPPRVENGTHAALCHHALEVPA, from the coding sequence TTGAAACCGGTACTGGATATCGAAGGTCTCCGGATCGAGATCGGCGCCCCGGGCGGGGCCGTGCGGGCTGTCGACGAGCTCAGCTACTCGGTCGGGGAGGGCGAGACCCTTGTCATCGTGGGCGAAAGCGGCTCCGGCAAGAGCGTCGGCCTGCTGTCGGCAATGCGCCTTCTTTCCGATCCGCCCTTCCGTGTGACGGGAGGCTCTGTCCGGTTCAACGGCCGGGACGTCCTGTCAATGCCGTTGCGCGAGTGGCGCCGGCTGGCCGGCGAGGAGATCGGAATGGTCTTCCAGGACGCCCTGACCTCGCTGAACCCGGTGTTCACGGTCGGCTGGCAGATCGCCGAACGCCTGCGGATGCAGGGCGTCGCCCGGGGCGCTGCAACGGATCGCGCAATCAAGCTGATGCAGGATGTCGGCATCCCGGACGCGGCAAAACGCTACAGGGCGTTTCCGCACCAGTTCTCCGGCGGGATGAGACAACGCATCATGATCGCGATCGCCCTTGCCTCCGGACCGTCGCTGCTGGTTTGCGACGAACCGACCACGGCGCTCGACGTGACCATCCAGGCGCAGATTCTCGAGCTCCTGAACCGGCATCAGCGCGAAAGCGGCGCGGCGATGATCATGGTAACGCATGATCTTGCCGTCGCTTCCGAGATCGCCGACAGGATTGCCGTTGTCTATGCGGGGCGGGTGGTCGAGGTGGGCGACATGGAAGACGTGCTGTTCCGGCCGCTCCATCCCTACACCTCCGCGTTGCTGGCCGCATCGCCGACCGAGGAGGAAGGGCGGTTGCCGCAGGCAATTCCCGGCACTGCGCCGAACCTGACCGGGCTGGGCGAAGGATGCGCCTTCGCCCCCCGCTGCTCGCGCGCGTCCGAACTCTGCGGCAGGGTTTCTCCGCCCCGTGTGGAGAACGGCACCCATGCGGCACTCTGTCATCACGCCCTGGAGGTGCCGGCATGA
- a CDS encoding ABC transporter permease, which produces MNWLNKMRPGAGFPWLAFGFLALLLICVVFGSALAGSAATKMNLGARMVPPGTLEGGFLNILGTDSLGRSMLARLAFAARMTLLIAGSAVLFSLVVGGTLGLISGYFGGVVGAVLMRIADILQSFPAVLLAIVVLYIFGSGPLNIVMVLAVTRAPVYLRTARALTLELRTRLFTDAARSFGGSGAYILRRHITPIVVPTLLSIATVDFAVVMLAEAGLSFLGIGIQPPDVTWGLMVSQGRTYVAQAWWLAFLPGLAIMLTALSANIVSNWFREQSDGGDR; this is translated from the coding sequence ATGAACTGGCTAAACAAGATGCGACCGGGTGCCGGATTTCCCTGGCTGGCTTTCGGGTTCCTCGCGCTCCTTCTGATCTGCGTCGTCTTCGGTTCCGCACTGGCGGGGAGCGCCGCGACGAAAATGAACCTTGGAGCGCGCATGGTCCCGCCGGGCACGCTGGAAGGCGGGTTTCTCAACATACTGGGAACCGACTCGCTCGGACGCTCCATGCTCGCCCGCCTCGCATTCGCCGCGCGAATGACTCTGCTGATCGCCGGAAGCGCCGTGCTGTTCTCGCTTGTCGTCGGCGGCACGCTGGGGCTGATCTCCGGCTATTTCGGCGGGGTCGTCGGCGCTGTCCTCATGAGGATAGCCGACATATTGCAGAGTTTCCCGGCGGTGCTGCTCGCGATCGTCGTGCTCTACATCTTCGGCTCGGGGCCGCTCAATATCGTGATGGTACTCGCGGTGACCCGCGCTCCGGTCTATCTGCGGACGGCGCGCGCCCTCACGCTGGAGCTTCGAACCCGGCTGTTCACCGACGCGGCGCGCAGTTTCGGCGGAAGCGGGGCCTACATCCTGCGAAGGCACATCACGCCGATCGTCGTGCCGACCCTGCTGTCGATCGCCACGGTCGATTTCGCGGTCGTCATGCTTGCCGAAGCCGGCCTTTCGTTCCTCGGGATCGGCATTCAGCCGCCCGACGTGACATGGGGGCTGATGGTGTCGCAGGGGCGCACATACGTCGCCCAGGCGTGGTGGCTCGCCTTCCTGCCGGGGCTGGCGATCATGCTCACGGCCCTGTCGGCGAACATCGTTTCGAACTGGTTCCGTGAACAATCCGATGGAGGAGACCGTTGA
- a CDS encoding ABC transporter permease, producing the protein MNDNFLIGRSLQTLIALVAVLLIVFFLVRLTGDPAALYLPLDASLEERANFARNHGLDQPIIVQLGEFLSGLMVGDFGQSIRQARPAIDVVLDAYPTTLRLGAVTMVIAMLVAVALGGIAAYRPRSLVDRTAGVLSLFAASVPDFWIAISAITLFAVTLGWLPTSGTGGPAYWVMPVAVLLLRPLGVMIQVVRASMLDALSSAYVKTARAKGVGEHRVIYVHALRNAFLPVLTVAGDQAVAIANGAVIVETVFGWPGIGRVMIDSVQQRDFSVVQAVIIVVAITVFTINLVIDLLYAWLDPRVRP; encoded by the coding sequence ATGAACGACAATTTCCTCATAGGGCGCAGCTTGCAGACACTGATCGCCCTCGTGGCGGTTCTTCTCATCGTGTTCTTCCTGGTGCGGCTGACCGGCGATCCGGCAGCGCTTTACCTGCCCCTCGACGCCTCGCTCGAGGAACGCGCGAACTTTGCCCGCAACCACGGTCTCGACCAGCCGATCATCGTGCAGCTGGGGGAATTCCTTTCCGGTCTCATGGTCGGGGATTTCGGCCAGTCCATCCGCCAGGCGCGGCCGGCGATCGACGTGGTGCTCGACGCCTACCCGACGACGCTCCGTCTTGGTGCGGTGACCATGGTCATTGCCATGCTGGTCGCCGTGGCGCTGGGCGGAATCGCGGCTTACCGTCCGCGGAGCCTCGTCGACCGGACGGCGGGCGTTCTGTCGCTTTTCGCCGCCAGCGTGCCGGATTTCTGGATCGCGATATCAGCGATCACGCTCTTCGCCGTCACGCTCGGCTGGCTGCCGACCTCGGGAACAGGCGGACCTGCCTACTGGGTCATGCCGGTCGCGGTGCTGCTCCTCAGACCGCTCGGCGTCATGATCCAGGTCGTTCGTGCCTCCATGCTGGATGCGCTCTCCTCGGCCTATGTCAAGACCGCGCGCGCCAAGGGGGTGGGCGAGCATCGGGTGATATATGTGCATGCGTTGCGCAATGCGTTTCTCCCCGTCCTGACGGTCGCCGGAGACCAGGCGGTTGCCATCGCCAACGGCGCGGTGATCGTCGAGACCGTGTTCGGCTGGCCGGGGATTGGACGCGTCATGATCGATTCCGTCCAGCAGCGCGATTTCTCGGTGGTGCAGGCTGTCATCATCGTCGTCGCGATAACCGTCTTCACCATCAACCTCGTCATAGACCTGCTTTACGCATGGCTCGATCCGCGGGTGCGGCCGTGA
- a CDS encoding ABC transporter substrate-binding protein: MRILKMAGLAVATYLVAPGLALAQDGGTVTIVLAEEPSFVEPCEASRSDVGKVLKQNVVETLTQIDPTDGGIAPRLATAWEQVDDLTWRFSLREGVTFHDGAAFDAEAVKHSIDRMMDTSIDCEIRTKFFGGTALEVTPVDELTVDIKTDAPSPILPTMMGTVVIVSPNTAMGEYTRSPVGTGPYTFEAWDVGNSITLSRFDGYWGDMPAVEGAKYIFRSESPVRAAMVAAGEADIAPNISVQDADPAADFSYPNSETTRLRIDTETAPLDDIRIREALNLAVDRSAIKGTILSPDVMLATQLVAPSINGHNPDIVSWGYDVEKARALIAQAKADGTPVDSEIHLIGRTGMFPNSAETMEALQAFFQDAGFNVSLRMVEVGEWLELILKPYAEDRPPILLIDQHDNNNGDAVFTVFNKYHSEGANSTLHDEELDRTIRAAEQATGDERRKLFQKAFSIIEERIIADVMLFHMVGYTRVSERLSFTPDISTNSELPLEKISFK; the protein is encoded by the coding sequence ATGCGAATACTCAAGATGGCGGGATTGGCCGTTGCGACGTATCTCGTCGCGCCGGGGCTTGCCCTGGCACAGGACGGGGGGACGGTGACGATCGTGCTGGCGGAGGAACCGTCCTTCGTGGAGCCATGCGAGGCAAGCCGCTCCGATGTCGGAAAGGTACTGAAGCAGAACGTAGTCGAGACGCTGACGCAGATCGATCCGACAGATGGCGGGATCGCGCCCAGGCTGGCGACCGCCTGGGAACAGGTCGACGATCTGACCTGGCGGTTCTCGCTGCGCGAGGGCGTGACGTTCCATGACGGTGCGGCCTTCGACGCGGAAGCGGTCAAGCATTCGATCGACCGCATGATGGACACTTCCATCGATTGCGAGATCCGGACCAAGTTCTTCGGCGGCACCGCGCTGGAGGTGACGCCGGTCGACGAGCTGACCGTCGACATCAAGACCGACGCGCCGTCGCCGATCCTTCCGACGATGATGGGTACGGTCGTGATCGTGTCGCCGAATACCGCGATGGGCGAATACACGCGTTCGCCGGTCGGCACCGGCCCCTACACGTTCGAGGCGTGGGATGTCGGCAATTCGATCACGCTGTCGCGGTTCGACGGCTACTGGGGCGATATGCCGGCGGTTGAAGGTGCGAAGTACATCTTCCGCTCGGAAAGCCCGGTCCGTGCCGCGATGGTGGCTGCCGGCGAAGCCGACATCGCGCCGAACATCTCGGTCCAGGATGCGGATCCGGCCGCGGATTTCTCCTACCCGAATTCGGAGACGACGCGGCTGCGCATCGACACCGAAACGGCGCCGCTCGATGACATCCGTATCCGCGAGGCGCTCAACCTTGCCGTCGACCGCAGCGCCATCAAGGGCACGATACTTTCGCCCGATGTGATGTTGGCGACACAGCTCGTGGCTCCGTCGATCAACGGTCATAATCCGGACATCGTGTCCTGGGGCTACGACGTGGAAAAGGCGCGCGCACTGATCGCGCAGGCCAAGGCCGACGGGACACCGGTGGATTCCGAGATTCATCTGATCGGCCGAACAGGCATGTTCCCGAACTCCGCGGAGACCATGGAGGCCTTGCAGGCATTCTTCCAGGACGCGGGATTCAACGTGTCGCTCAGGATGGTCGAGGTCGGCGAGTGGCTTGAACTCATCCTCAAGCCCTATGCAGAGGATCGGCCGCCGATCCTGCTGATAGACCAGCACGACAACAACAACGGCGACGCGGTGTTCACGGTCTTCAACAAGTACCACTCCGAGGGTGCCAACTCGACGCTGCATGACGAGGAACTCGACCGGACGATCCGCGCCGCCGAGCAGGCGACGGGCGACGAGCGGCGCAAGCTGTTCCAGAAGGCGTTCTCGATCATCGAGGAGCGGATCATCGCCGATGTCATGCTGTTCCACATGGTCGGCTACACGCGGGTTTCCGAGCGGCTGTCCTTCACGCCGGACATCTCGACGAATTCCGAGCTGCCGCTGGAAAAGATCAGCTTCAAGTAG